The Lewinellaceae bacterium nucleotide sequence CTTAAATGTAGTAAAATGAATTTAAAAGAGAAAGCTAATCTGATCATTTACAGGTTCAGGGAAAAAGGATTGGAGATTTTTTTGATCAACGATGAAGAGCAATGGGAAATTCCCAATGGGAAATTACCCAGCAAAGCCCCCGAAGACCTCGTTAATGAGGATAAACTCATCGAACTGGATCCTGTGACCCAGGCCAATGGAGACACGGAAGAAGCGTGGGCGGTTGAAGGGGACTGGCACGAAATTCCTTCCCTCAAGAAAATGCTCTACGAAGATGCTTTACAACTGAAAGATAAATTAAAAAGCATGGATAACGGCTCCTTTTTTGCCGTTAAAGAGGCCCTGAAAAAGGTAATGCCTCACCAGTACGCTTTTTTAAAAGAACTGAAGGATACGCTCATCGAGCGCAATTCCACCAAAGATATGTAATTGGTTTTTAAGTCTTCAAATGTCTAAAAAGCAAAAAAGCCCGGCAACTTTGTCGGGCTTTTTTTTGAAGTTTATTCAACCTAAAATAGGTGCAAATTTTCTATAAATATTATATTTGGGTGTGCCGAAAAAAGGCATATGAAAGAATCCATTTAAAATAGCTTTTTCCAATCAAAAATATCCACCTATGTCTACCTCAACCTTAGCTCCCGAAATACTCAACAGGATCAATAAATGGCTCAACGGAAATTATGACGAGGCCACCAAAGCCGAAATTCGCCAGTTGATGGATGCCAGTGAAACCACGGAACTGACCGATGCCTTTTATAAGGACCTTGAGTTCGGAACGGGCGGCCTTCGCGGGATTATGGGAGCAGGTTCCAACCGGGTGAACAAATACACATTGGGCATGGCCACACAGGGCTTTAGCAACTACCTGCTAAAAATTTACCCAGGAGAGCAGGTTAAAGTTGCCGTAGCGCATGACAATAGAAACAATTCGGATATTTTTGCCCAGGTGACGGCCGACGTTTTTTCTGCCAATGGCATTTATGTGTACTTCTTTGAAGCATTACGCCCCACGCCTGAACTGTCTTATGCCATTCGTGAGCTGGGCTGCCAGGGAGGGGTGATGTTAACGGCTTCTCATAATCCCAAGGAATACAACGGTTACAAGGCCTACGGTGCCAACGGAGGTCAACTGGTGGATCCTCATGATGTCAATGTAATGGAAGAGGTTAGAAAAATAACAGACATTTCTGCCATTAAATTTGATCGGAACGAGCACAATATTGAAATGATCGGGCACGACCTGGACCAACGTTATTTGCAGGCCCTTGAGGACCTGTCCATTTCGAAAGAGGCCATCCGCAGGCAAAAAGACATGAAGATCGTATTCTCTCCCATCCACGGAACAGGTGGCGTAATGGTCCCGCCGGCCCTGAAGCTCTATGGTTTTGAAAACGTGATTCTGGTGGAGGAACAAATGGTGGTTGACGGCAATTTCCCAACGGTCATCTACCCCAACCCGGAAGAGAAGGAAGCCCTGACCATGGCCCTCAACAAAGCAAAAGAAACGGATGCCGAGCTGGTCATGGCCACCGACCCCGATGCGGATAGGGTGGGCATTGCAGTTAAGGATGATCGGGGCGAATGGGTATTGCTCAACGGCAACCAGACCGCTACCCTGCTGGTGCACTATATGCTGACGGCCTGGGAAAAGAACGGCAAACTAACCGGTAAGGAATACATTGTAAAAACCATTGTAACCTCCTACCTGCTGGATAAAATTGCCGCCTCGAAAAATGTCGAATGTTTCAACACCCTGACCGGCTTCAAATACATTGGCGAGATCATGACCAAACTGGAAGGTCAAAAGACCTTCATCGTGGGAGGAGAAGAGAGCTACGGCTATTTGGTAGGAGAACATGCCCGCGATAAGGATGCCATCGTTTCCTGCACCATGATCGCCGAAATGGCCGCTTACTACAAAGACCAGGGGAGCAGCCTGTATGAAGCCCTGATCGATTTGTACTTAGAATATGGTTTCTACAGGGAAAAGCTCATTTCCGTTACCAAAAAAGGCAAAACGGGGGCCGAAGAGATCCAGGCCCTGATGGAAAAATACAGAAGTCATCCGCCTACAAGCCTTGGAGGATCAAAAATCGAAACCATCAAGGATTACGAAAAAAGCATTTCCAAAAATATGCTGACGGGAGCCACGGAAAAAATAGACCTGCCCTCTTCGAATGTACTTCAGTTTTTCACCGAAGACGGCAGCATCATTTCTGCCCGGCCTTCCGGAACGGAGCCCAAGATCAAATTCTATTGTAGTGTCAATGACAAGCTGAAAGACAAGGCTTCCTTCCCGGCGGTAGAAGCCAAACTGGATGCAAAACTGGATGTTATTTTGAGGGATTTAGGGGTTTAGTGGATAAAAGATCTGGGTTTGTAACGAGCAATGTTTTTTTATAAAATCTTGTCAGTTGTCTTTTGATTCTTGAAAATTGAGAGGCACGAGCCTGATCCTGACCATCCTAAAATCCACCTGACAATCCTGATCCTGGCAAGTTGGGACATAAATGTCGCGGATATGATAATTCAGGAGAAGCCAAGAAAAACCGTACTGATGAAAATCAATAAAAAAAAGCCCTTGAACGTTGATATTCAAGGGCTTAAGTATTGGGTATTGAGTAGTCCGTACGGGCTTGGAAATAAACACATAAAAAGTTAAAAATCAGACAATTACAATCGCCAAAAAACAACATAAAGAAATAATTAAGAAGTTACTCCTCTATTTCTTGAGTTTTCTGAACTTTTGCAATAGTCGCAGGTTCCGTTTTTAAACCAGTTTTTTCAGAGCACGCACGAAAGCCATAAGCAAATTAAACTTTTCCTTTTCATTTGCATTATTGGCTTTGAGTTTACGGGATTTGATGCGCTTGGCCTCCTTAGCGCTTTTGTTTTTCATAGTACATCGTTCATCGGTTATAAATAAGATGAACGGTAAATATAAAACAAAATGTTTTTATAATTAAACAAATAAAACATTTATTGATTTAATTATAACTTAACCCCAAAATACAACCCTATGGAAATATCCATTCCCTTTCCTGGCATCCGAAAACACTCAAAGTTGTTTCTTTTATGGTTGGATATAGAATATAACCGCTCACTTGTTCTACTTGTGCATTATGCTGGCCTTCTGTTAGATCCAGTTCCCTGAAGGTATTCCCGGACAATCTAAATTGATAGGTTCCATCAACCCATAAGTCGTATGGATTGCTTGAAGTATTCGTAAATCGAACAGTTCCTGTTAGGCAATTGTCTATACTGTCCTTACTACAGGAAAAAAACATTACACTCGAAAGGATTAAACTCATAAGAATGAGCCTATTCAAATTTTTCATCTTGTTTGATATTTAGGTTATAAAATAAATTTGTTTTCAAAACTATCATTTTTTTTTGGAAAGGCAGGATCTTTGTTATATCTCCTCACCTAATTCCCTTAACATAGCAATCGTATCAAAACAAAGTACTTCAAGATGTTCACAGGCCTCTGGAATAAAAACTTTGCTCTTTTTTTGCCAGTTCATTTTTTCATAAGTTATAACAGTGCAATTATTTTTATGACCATAGGCCACGAGCCATGGATCTGCAATGTCAGCCTCCAAAAATTCGTTGAGGGCCCTTGGGGTATATTGGGAATTCATTGAATTTGCCCAATTAACAACCGTAGAGTATGAATTTATACAATCATCAGAGCTTTTAAAAAAGCCGTCCGGTAAATTAGCTACACACCACTCAGTCAGGGAATCCTCATTTCGGTAAATTTCATCTTTTACCTTATCAATGCTAATGATTTTATTTTCATTGGCCAGGCTTTTTATCTTAGTCCAAAAACTTTTGAAGACATCAAATGGATAATAAAACCTGTGTGCCTGAATGAAAAAATTTGCGTCAAGTACATAAATTTTCATAAGGGGGTG carries:
- a CDS encoding phospho-sugar mutase — translated: MSTSTLAPEILNRINKWLNGNYDEATKAEIRQLMDASETTELTDAFYKDLEFGTGGLRGIMGAGSNRVNKYTLGMATQGFSNYLLKIYPGEQVKVAVAHDNRNNSDIFAQVTADVFSANGIYVYFFEALRPTPELSYAIRELGCQGGVMLTASHNPKEYNGYKAYGANGGQLVDPHDVNVMEEVRKITDISAIKFDRNEHNIEMIGHDLDQRYLQALEDLSISKEAIRRQKDMKIVFSPIHGTGGVMVPPALKLYGFENVILVEEQMVVDGNFPTVIYPNPEEKEALTMALNKAKETDAELVMATDPDADRVGIAVKDDRGEWVLLNGNQTATLLVHYMLTAWEKNGKLTGKEYIVKTIVTSYLLDKIAASKNVECFNTLTGFKYIGEIMTKLEGQKTFIVGGEESYGYLVGEHARDKDAIVSCTMIAEMAAYYKDQGSSLYEALIDLYLEYGFYREKLISVTKKGKTGAEEIQALMEKYRSHPPTSLGGSKIETIKDYEKSISKNMLTGATEKIDLPSSNVLQFFTEDGSIISARPSGTEPKIKFYCSVNDKLKDKASFPAVEAKLDAKLDVILRDLGV
- a CDS encoding DUF4411 family protein, with product MKIYVLDANFFIQAHRFYYPFDVFKSFWTKIKSLANENKIISIDKVKDEIYRNEDSLTEWCVANLPDGFFKSSDDCINSYSTVVNWANSMNSQYTPRALNEFLEADIADPWLVAYGHKNNCTVITYEKMNWQKKSKVFIPEACEHLEVLCFDTIAMLRELGEEI